From Pseudovibrio sp. Tun.PSC04-5.I4, a single genomic window includes:
- a CDS encoding type IV secretory system conjugative DNA transfer family protein, producing the protein MMQAISLFSLVVIIGGTLTSWYVLMGFDPLDPRWWVWIVDYYKATKQFPNDIAYPFYASSAAGALVLLLGRVILARAGVSTLSGDHGSNSLHGSAKWATKKDISRSGLLNDTGIVVGGFKGKTLRHDGPEHALAFAPTRSGKGVSLVLPTLLSWRESAIVLDIKGENYALTAGWRESQGQRVLCFSPASIEGSLRYNPLEEVRMGSLHEIADCQNIALMIIDPDGKGLKDFWMQEGYAWLATAILHVLYRIMIKEGRTATLADVKGFMSVGDEDLDDPVRQDQGNSEQQQDEDKKSPKPKKKGAPKSDDDSFERLLVDMENFKHGRKLVDDEVRIGASRMRKRAGAERSGVHSTGTSQLAVYADPIVAKNTSDCDFRINDLMNGETPTTLYLIIPPSQIERMQPLLRIIMNQILSRLTDNMEFENGASKKHYSHRLLLLMDEFTAIGKLEIFEKGLAYMAGYGLKAFLIIQDLTQLHKVYGKEEAITSNCHVRVAFAPNRIETAKLLSDMSGKTTVVSKKRSASTDMDKVGTRISESISEVARPLMTADECMQMRLIGTGGKGKRVAAGEMLVFVAGHPTIFGEQTLYFEDKELLRRAQIPPPSSSPLLPAQEPQKGPASNPAKADPEPSDHVRKQAILSRISAAAMRP; encoded by the coding sequence ATGATGCAGGCAATTTCTCTTTTCTCCCTTGTCGTTATCATAGGCGGAACACTGACGAGCTGGTATGTTCTGATGGGCTTTGATCCCTTAGATCCACGCTGGTGGGTCTGGATCGTTGATTATTACAAGGCCACCAAGCAGTTCCCGAACGATATCGCCTATCCGTTTTATGCCAGCAGTGCAGCGGGCGCGCTTGTTTTACTCCTTGGCCGGGTCATTCTTGCCCGCGCAGGCGTCTCCACACTCTCAGGCGATCATGGATCAAACAGCCTGCACGGATCGGCTAAATGGGCCACCAAAAAGGATATTAGTCGGTCGGGACTGCTCAATGATACGGGCATCGTTGTTGGCGGTTTTAAAGGCAAAACACTGCGTCATGACGGGCCTGAACACGCGCTGGCGTTTGCTCCAACCCGGTCCGGTAAGGGTGTCTCGCTTGTTCTTCCAACCCTGCTCTCATGGAGAGAGAGCGCGATTGTCCTTGATATCAAGGGCGAGAATTACGCGCTCACAGCAGGCTGGCGGGAAAGTCAGGGCCAGAGGGTTCTGTGTTTTAGCCCTGCCTCGATAGAGGGTTCACTGCGCTACAATCCGCTGGAAGAAGTGCGCATGGGATCGCTTCATGAGATTGCAGATTGCCAGAACATTGCCTTGATGATCATTGACCCGGACGGCAAGGGCCTGAAGGATTTTTGGATGCAGGAAGGTTACGCCTGGCTTGCAACTGCGATCTTGCATGTTCTTTACCGCATAATGATCAAAGAAGGCCGCACAGCAACACTGGCAGATGTGAAGGGCTTTATGTCCGTTGGTGATGAGGATCTGGATGATCCCGTTCGGCAGGATCAGGGAAATTCAGAGCAGCAGCAAGACGAAGATAAGAAATCACCCAAGCCAAAAAAAAAGGGCGCACCCAAATCGGATGATGACAGCTTTGAACGGCTGCTGGTTGATATGGAAAATTTCAAGCACGGCCGGAAGCTGGTTGATGACGAAGTGCGCATCGGGGCATCGCGGATGCGCAAGCGGGCGGGTGCGGAGCGCTCAGGTGTTCATTCTACCGGGACCAGTCAGCTTGCTGTCTATGCAGATCCAATCGTTGCAAAAAACACCTCTGATTGCGATTTCCGTATCAATGATTTGATGAACGGGGAAACGCCAACCACTCTTTATCTGATCATCCCACCTTCGCAAATTGAGCGGATGCAGCCACTTTTGCGTATCATAATGAACCAGATCCTCTCCCGATTGACGGATAATATGGAGTTCGAAAACGGGGCGAGCAAAAAGCATTACTCTCACAGGCTTTTGCTTTTGATGGATGAGTTTACCGCCATTGGAAAACTGGAAATATTTGAAAAAGGGCTGGCGTATATGGCCGGTTACGGCCTTAAAGCGTTCCTTATCATTCAAGACCTCACCCAGCTTCACAAGGTTTACGGCAAGGAAGAAGCAATTACCTCAAACTGCCATGTGCGTGTTGCCTTTGCTCCCAACCGGATTGAGACGGCAAAGCTCCTGTCTGACATGAGCGGCAAGACCACTGTTGTTTCCAAAAAACGCTCTGCAAGTACCGACATGGATAAGGTTGGAACGCGGATTTCAGAGAGTATTTCAGAAGTGGCACGGCCTCTCATGACTGCAGATGAGTGCATGCAAATGCGCCTCATAGGAACGGGGGGCAAAGGCAAAAGAGTTGCTGCAGGAGAGATGCTGGTGTTTGTCGCCGGTCATCCAACAATCTTTGGAGAGCAAACGCTGTACTTCGAAGACAAAGAGCTGTTGAGACGGGCGCAAATTCCGCCCCCATCGTCCTCGCCTTTGCTGCCTGCACAAGAACCGCAGAAGGGTCCTGCCAGCAACCCCGCAAAAGCTGATCCTGAGCCGAGCGATCACGTTCGCAAACAAGCCATTTTATCACGCATCAGCGCTGCTGCAATGCGTCCATGA
- a CDS encoding TrbI/VirB10 family protein has product MALCDLIAWTGLLVGVCATPQDQIPRLPQTDDPGVFDYVAPPKPEPRAVVVTPPIIIRQEVPVEKTVVVKSKPPAPIIKTEYVKVLVQPDPPKVIEPDPYELELQSELMARRGSQTRLGSNGGDFDQAGTKRPALPIPGPTPQDIVPAFLPPAGIDKNNNEYAAPRRLSTSAVDNTRIMGSDRYITGILEGGINSQLSSQGAVVIQVSRPTYGYHGRTILIPRGSRLECSYESADKAGQTRIGFNCHRIRLGESRAEIYQLSATIGDAQGYGGVSGDVDNRWWEKYGSAVMTVGIGAAVESAVTLATQSGGSSGEGKGSAASEAFSGISENIGVLSSHFLQETVDLKPVIRISQGTRVQIRPKYDWYLASPN; this is encoded by the coding sequence ATGGCTCTGTGTGATTTGATAGCCTGGACTGGATTGCTGGTTGGTGTATGCGCAACCCCACAAGACCAGATTCCGCGGTTGCCACAAACAGATGATCCCGGCGTTTTTGACTATGTGGCCCCTCCCAAGCCAGAGCCTCGGGCCGTGGTCGTAACACCTCCCATTATCATCAGGCAGGAGGTGCCGGTTGAAAAAACGGTGGTGGTCAAATCAAAGCCGCCAGCTCCGATCATCAAAACTGAATATGTCAAAGTTCTGGTTCAGCCGGACCCGCCCAAAGTGATTGAGCCTGATCCTTATGAGCTTGAGTTGCAATCAGAACTGATGGCGCGGCGCGGTTCTCAAACTCGTTTAGGGTCAAACGGTGGGGATTTTGATCAGGCCGGGACTAAGCGCCCTGCTTTGCCGATACCGGGGCCAACACCACAAGACATTGTGCCGGCATTCCTGCCCCCCGCTGGGATCGATAAGAACAACAATGAGTACGCAGCACCCCGCCGTTTGAGTACCAGTGCGGTCGATAACACCCGGATCATGGGGTCGGATCGTTACATTACCGGTATTTTGGAAGGTGGCATCAACTCGCAACTGTCCTCGCAGGGAGCCGTTGTTATTCAGGTGAGCCGTCCCACCTACGGCTACCATGGCCGCACGATCCTGATCCCGCGTGGATCACGGTTGGAGTGCAGTTATGAAAGTGCTGATAAAGCCGGTCAAACCCGAATTGGCTTCAATTGCCACCGCATAAGACTTGGTGAAAGCCGGGCCGAGATTTACCAGCTCAGCGCGACAATAGGAGATGCGCAAGGCTATGGCGGCGTCTCTGGTGACGTTGATAACCGCTGGTGGGAAAAATACGGCTCTGCGGTCATGACCGTGGGGATTGGTGCAGCAGTTGAAAGTGCCGTTACGCTCGCCACACAAAGCGGCGGTTCGAGCGGTGAGGGCAAAGGCAGTGCTGCCTCTGAAGCCTTTTCTGGAATTTCTGAAAACATCGGTGTGCTGAGCAGTCATTTCCTTCAGGAAACGGTCGATCTGAAGCCGGTCATTCGCATCAGTCAGGGAACGAGGGTGCAAATCCGGCCCAAGTACGACTGGTATCTGGCAAGTCCAAACTAA
- a CDS encoding M48 family metalloprotease: protein MFGLFSTLKIDLVRGLYFAFLIALGSTVNFTSLCIILDFAEFFYDVPKELNGPLGFALSFAATFLFPMALLSIPGLIEGVLDMRAGSRRPSARELTQIDPVKAYLQAQAEANGVKLPNAKWLVKDSAQINAAAYGRNRIYFTTGLLKHARKSADGFEQFAGVAAHELGHLRNGDARENLYYDLLLFPVRIFTPIFEFLSFIPIVNLITRPIHILVMLLYNGLFSFSETLSTSKEYAADRYAFSLLGEAGLASLFNTFVTNEEAITGVYANLTSSHPPSELRRDELVQLTDNGGAPAHIDPVPQEFLTSFYASKRHPFKVQPPRIDPVEESPITPERKEDQAPQSSGPVWLNVPYVQKDQAKALGAKFDWTSKRWYAPDNAAVAALEQWLPQPSTN, encoded by the coding sequence ATGTTCGGGTTATTCAGCACATTAAAGATTGATTTGGTTCGGGGCTTGTACTTTGCTTTTCTGATTGCGCTTGGCAGTACAGTCAATTTCACCTCACTGTGCATCATTTTGGACTTTGCGGAGTTCTTCTACGATGTTCCAAAAGAACTAAACGGCCCTTTGGGGTTCGCTTTGAGCTTTGCTGCAACCTTTCTGTTCCCAATGGCCCTTTTGAGTATTCCAGGTCTGATTGAAGGTGTGCTGGATATGCGCGCTGGAAGCCGCCGCCCCTCAGCACGCGAGCTTACACAAATTGACCCGGTCAAAGCCTACCTGCAGGCTCAGGCCGAGGCCAATGGCGTGAAGCTGCCAAATGCAAAATGGCTGGTGAAGGATAGCGCTCAAATCAATGCGGCAGCCTATGGCAGGAACCGGATTTACTTCACCACCGGCCTTTTAAAACATGCGCGCAAAAGCGCAGATGGCTTTGAGCAGTTTGCCGGGGTTGCCGCCCATGAACTGGGGCATTTACGCAATGGCGATGCACGGGAAAATCTATATTACGATCTGTTGTTGTTCCCTGTACGGATCTTCACGCCGATTTTCGAGTTCCTCTCCTTTATTCCAATCGTAAACCTGATCACCCGCCCGATTCATATCCTCGTCATGTTGCTTTACAATGGCTTGTTCTCGTTTTCAGAAACCCTTTCAACCAGCAAGGAATATGCAGCCGACCGTTATGCGTTCTCGCTGCTGGGAGAAGCCGGCCTTGCAAGCCTGTTCAACACCTTCGTCACCAATGAGGAAGCCATCACTGGTGTTTATGCCAATTTGACCAGTTCGCATCCCCCCTCTGAGCTGCGCCGCGATGAACTTGTCCAGCTCACAGATAATGGCGGCGCTCCTGCCCATATCGATCCAGTCCCACAGGAGTTCCTCACCAGCTTTTACGCCAGCAAAAGGCATCCCTTCAAAGTCCAGCCACCCAGGATTGATCCAGTTGAAGAAAGCCCCATCACACCAGAACGGAAAGAAGATCAAGCACCACAATCTTCTGGACCTGTCTGGTTAAATGTTCCCTATGTTCAAAAGGACCAGGCCAAAGCTCTGGGCGCAAAGTTTGATTGGACCTCCAAGCGCTGGTATGCCCCTGATAACGCTGCCGTTGCTGCGCTTGAACAATGGCTCCCACAACCAAGCACCAATTAA
- a CDS encoding TrbG/VirB9 family P-type conjugative transfer protein, protein MNTYIKTSLLSVAAVVTLSFAANAQTAINMPSKPSVQTRIQNGSSVMAAKGIVPAAVKKQAQQQRRGNYGEMVRPTSAGGQIQQAWDSAGKTSGTHSQIECESCVYRVRLREYMVTAIQLPEGATITSTDLGDGSKFEVEPRNANTVVVKPYGAGVDSSLQIYTEEGKVYSFYLRSEGISSKNLPDLMFKIEGVRRSDISYTQWSNQAGAALLNPAIPSGGTAEKVTKDFLKTAPFDPAKLRGWNDYKLWGDETLKPASVFRDDNFTYIQFGEKWNDLELPAAYVVVDEIDEMVNTRVSGTTYIIESTQRLITLKSGQSFMCIQYTGA, encoded by the coding sequence ATGAATACGTATATTAAGACCTCACTCCTTTCTGTTGCAGCGGTGGTCACGCTCTCGTTTGCTGCCAATGCACAAACCGCAATTAACATGCCTTCAAAGCCTTCTGTTCAAACCAGAATTCAAAACGGCTCAAGCGTTATGGCGGCTAAAGGTATTGTTCCTGCTGCTGTCAAAAAACAGGCGCAGCAGCAACGCCGGGGCAATTACGGTGAGATGGTCCGGCCAACGTCTGCAGGCGGGCAAATCCAGCAAGCGTGGGATAGCGCAGGTAAGACCAGCGGAACGCACAGCCAGATTGAGTGCGAAAGCTGCGTTTACCGGGTTCGGTTGCGTGAGTACATGGTCACAGCGATCCAGCTTCCAGAAGGGGCAACCATCACCTCAACGGATCTGGGAGATGGCAGCAAGTTCGAGGTCGAACCGCGTAACGCCAATACGGTTGTGGTCAAACCTTATGGGGCGGGCGTGGACAGCTCCTTGCAGATCTACACTGAGGAAGGCAAGGTCTACTCGTTTTATCTGCGCTCTGAGGGGATCAGCTCAAAAAACCTGCCTGACTTGATGTTCAAGATCGAGGGGGTGCGCCGCTCTGATATCAGCTACACCCAGTGGAGCAATCAAGCGGGCGCAGCGCTTTTAAATCCTGCTATCCCTTCAGGGGGTACGGCAGAAAAAGTAACAAAGGATTTCCTGAAAACCGCTCCTTTTGATCCTGCCAAACTGCGCGGATGGAATGACTATAAATTGTGGGGTGATGAGACACTTAAGCCCGCCTCGGTCTTTCGCGATGACAATTTCACCTACATCCAGTTTGGCGAGAAGTGGAACGACCTTGAGCTGCCAGCGGCCTATGTGGTGGTTGATGAAATCGATGAGATGGTCAACACCCGCGTCAGCGGCACAACCTATATTATTGAAAGCACTCAGCGACTTATCACATTGAAGTCGGGTCAGTCTTTCATGTGCATCCAGTACACAGGGGCTTGA
- the traI gene encoding TraI/MobA(P) family conjugative relaxase, translating into MIAKEALSRREGKFATLATYIAGAKDKGEKLDDLWVVGCNAGTQKDDLDLVISEVEASQNLNTRAKTAKNYHLIVSFGEEKPSPDQLREIEKEFAAALGFEEHQRVVATHKNTDNFHMHVAYSKIHPQTGRMHSPWKSKETLLKLKAELEKKYDLKVDNGLESVKENANSKAQDHERHTWELSFSSYVKEHKEKLLEIREKSQSWDEFQKGISDYGVEMKKRGNGLIFKDMDGENAEKASAVDRKFSKKAMEDKFGVFPQREQKAEQTQSQTQTQSEPSKDKYERKPVDPKARKSKFWLKYLGARKRGRARNWRGYLQTQAPMHKEAAELMKAQSLFFSLLTGGRGGGGGRSSCNRQNRNDHARAKNEFFLAVARIETKEAKQAGAWWDKNEQRWFAPNFDTYRDCAKWHKPATLQEQSAAGFEAAAKKFVKEQGGELKHGMIMDGLWHRTKFEDADTGFYRAFAQGVPCVEIVKADLDENDTRNVLELKVDANLKESGREGLVWRDQALGDAELDKINTINEERIRDMRARQAYVVWNNLSVSPDHSNCSYLAEQQIAAYGVGLDAKERIVVPLRDIEGQLHSLQFVDGNGDEGLRGARTSGLLHMLGAPDPGKPSELSKEDDTVLIAQGYADAAALHELTKRPVAVVFDEENLLLVAQDMARKNPDKTIIIATTRQDQVLEREDVRAQLIKPVIRQNENGIEKMGWNDWFRSVGEHKAIQDLESQHRTIVKDSKQKQQQEYGMER; encoded by the coding sequence GTGATCGCCAAGGAAGCGCTCAGCAGGCGGGAGGGCAAATTTGCCACTCTCGCCACCTACATTGCCGGCGCAAAAGACAAAGGCGAAAAACTGGATGATCTTTGGGTTGTGGGCTGCAATGCCGGCACACAAAAGGATGATCTGGATCTGGTGATCAGCGAGGTCGAGGCGTCCCAAAACCTCAACACACGCGCAAAAACCGCCAAGAACTATCATCTCATCGTCTCATTTGGAGAAGAAAAGCCCTCACCTGATCAGTTGCGCGAGATTGAAAAGGAGTTTGCTGCAGCACTGGGGTTTGAAGAGCATCAACGTGTTGTGGCAACGCATAAGAATACCGACAATTTCCATATGCATGTGGCCTATTCCAAGATCCACCCGCAAACCGGACGGATGCACAGTCCCTGGAAGTCCAAGGAAACGCTTTTAAAACTCAAAGCGGAGCTTGAGAAAAAATATGACCTGAAGGTCGATAATGGATTGGAAAGTGTGAAGGAAAACGCCAATTCGAAAGCGCAGGATCATGAGCGCCATACCTGGGAACTGTCGTTTTCCTCCTATGTGAAAGAGCACAAGGAAAAGCTTCTGGAGATCCGGGAGAAATCTCAAAGCTGGGATGAGTTCCAAAAGGGAATTTCTGATTACGGCGTGGAGATGAAAAAGCGCGGCAATGGTCTGATTTTCAAGGATATGGACGGGGAGAATGCGGAAAAGGCCAGCGCGGTAGATCGCAAGTTTTCCAAAAAAGCGATGGAAGACAAGTTCGGGGTGTTCCCGCAGCGCGAGCAAAAAGCAGAGCAAACCCAGTCTCAAACCCAAACTCAAAGTGAACCGTCTAAGGACAAGTATGAACGTAAACCCGTTGACCCCAAAGCGCGCAAATCCAAGTTCTGGCTAAAGTATCTGGGTGCGCGCAAGCGCGGCCGTGCGCGTAACTGGCGCGGGTATCTGCAAACACAAGCTCCAATGCACAAGGAAGCGGCGGAGTTGATGAAGGCCCAAAGCTTGTTTTTCTCCCTGTTAACCGGCGGCAGAGGTGGCGGCGGTGGCAGGTCCAGTTGCAACCGGCAAAACCGGAATGATCATGCCCGCGCCAAAAACGAGTTTTTTCTTGCCGTTGCCCGCATTGAGACCAAGGAAGCCAAGCAAGCAGGAGCCTGGTGGGACAAGAATGAACAACGTTGGTTTGCACCCAACTTTGATACTTATCGTGACTGCGCCAAATGGCACAAACCGGCCACTTTGCAAGAGCAAAGCGCAGCAGGTTTTGAGGCGGCTGCCAAGAAGTTCGTCAAGGAACAGGGCGGCGAACTTAAACACGGCATGATCATGGATGGTCTATGGCACCGCACCAAGTTTGAAGATGCAGATACAGGCTTTTACCGCGCCTTTGCGCAAGGGGTGCCCTGCGTTGAAATCGTGAAGGCGGATCTGGATGAAAACGATACCCGCAATGTATTGGAACTCAAAGTCGATGCCAACCTGAAGGAATCGGGCCGCGAAGGCTTGGTGTGGCGCGATCAGGCTCTTGGTGACGCTGAACTTGATAAAATCAATACCATCAACGAGGAGCGCATTCGCGATATGCGCGCACGGCAAGCTTATGTGGTTTGGAATAATCTCAGCGTTAGCCCGGATCACAGTAATTGCTCTTACCTGGCTGAGCAACAAATTGCGGCTTATGGAGTTGGCCTGGATGCAAAAGAGCGCATCGTGGTTCCACTGCGCGACATAGAGGGCCAGTTGCATTCTCTGCAGTTTGTTGACGGCAATGGAGATGAAGGATTGCGCGGGGCGAGAACGAGCGGGCTGCTGCACATGTTAGGTGCGCCCGATCCCGGCAAACCAAGCGAACTTTCAAAAGAGGATGATACGGTTCTCATCGCGCAAGGGTACGCCGATGCCGCAGCCTTGCATGAGCTGACAAAACGGCCCGTTGCCGTGGTGTTTGATGAGGAAAATCTATTGCTTGTTGCGCAAGACATGGCGCGCAAGAACCCTGACAAAACAATCATTATCGCGACAACAAGACAGGATCAGGTCCTTGAACGTGAGGACGTCAGGGCGCAGTTAATCAAGCCGGTCATACGTCAAAACGAGAATGGAATTGAGAAAATGGGTTGGAATGACTGGTTTAGATCAGTTGGTGAACACAAAGCCATTCAGGATCTTGAAAGCCAACACCGTACGATCGTGAAAGACAGCAAGCAAAAACAGCAGCAGGAATACGGCATGGAAAGATAA
- a CDS encoding ATPase, T2SS/T4P/T4SS family, which yields MSDILLEQLLKPLAEFYDHADVVEVRMSEPQKIIIERRNLENRTGEQDAPRLTHFQLVKICRALAYSKGLRFSEDEHPKVSTTLPDGHRFECLMGAASSGHLSLSIRCKHPHKISFANMGLDDEMVDFILNALERQANIVISGGTNTGKTTLLNKLLSHLPQERRVVSVEDTPELEVDRFRDGVALFAARDASQGIGLQSWQQLYEHMMRISPESIIFGEISTQNAFNALNVLNTGARGWMCSVHADRPEMVSARFQANIDASGEKLDADYFMRQMVDLVIHITRDLSGKRSITDIWEMKNDTYVMRNGEILDREMAA from the coding sequence ATGTCTGACATTTTGCTTGAACAGCTTTTAAAGCCGTTGGCTGAGTTTTACGACCATGCAGATGTTGTCGAGGTGCGTATGAGCGAGCCTCAAAAGATCATTATTGAACGACGTAATCTTGAGAACAGAACGGGCGAGCAGGACGCGCCCAGACTAACACATTTTCAGCTTGTGAAAATCTGCCGTGCGCTGGCCTATTCAAAGGGTCTGCGGTTCTCAGAAGATGAGCATCCCAAAGTCTCAACCACCTTGCCCGATGGGCACCGCTTTGAATGTTTGATGGGAGCTGCCTCATCTGGTCATCTGTCGTTGTCCATTCGCTGCAAGCATCCTCATAAGATCTCCTTTGCCAATATGGGCCTTGACGATGAGATGGTTGATTTCATCCTGAACGCGCTTGAGCGGCAGGCCAATATTGTCATTTCAGGGGGAACGAATACCGGCAAGACAACCCTGCTCAACAAGCTGTTGTCCCACTTGCCGCAAGAGCGGCGCGTCGTCAGCGTTGAAGATACGCCTGAGCTTGAGGTTGATCGGTTTCGTGATGGTGTCGCGCTTTTTGCAGCTCGTGACGCCAGTCAGGGCATTGGCCTGCAGAGCTGGCAGCAGCTTTATGAGCATATGATGCGGATCTCTCCTGAAAGTATTATTTTTGGCGAGATTTCTACCCAGAACGCCTTCAATGCGCTGAATGTATTGAACACCGGAGCGCGGGGCTGGATGTGCTCGGTTCATGCCGACCGGCCGGAAATGGTCAGCGCAAGGTTCCAGGCAAATATCGATGCGTCCGGGGAGAAGTTGGATGCCGATTACTTCATGAGACAGATGGTGGATCTGGTCATCCACATCACCCGTGATCTGAGCGGAAAACGCAGCATTACCGATATCTGGGAAATGAAAAACGACACTTACGTCATGCGTAATGGCGAAATTCTAGATCGGGAGATGGCGGCATGA
- a CDS encoding zincin-like metallopeptidase domain-containing protein, producing the protein MTASSQIREFRESVTNEILTRLGQGLAPWHSEQTPTPERELPYSPGEGERYRGINALWLDMQGRQDPRWLTLKEIANAGLSVREGEKGVLVEHWQFTGVEAGQAVKLERPVVSYPSVFNGEQIEGLAAFEQKPRSLDPVERASRLLAQSGVTVGESASDKAVYMAGEDQLELPAQSAFKNAKDYHSTVLHGLTQATAHETRLARETNPFGAQQHAHEAFRAEIASYLVCREVGLSPDPSSHSAYAQRWMEMISEDRNVLFRAARDGEVMRTWVMEPEKRLDLERTAHLRAQLACKDQIMEPVNDKTQHLLNSLDRSANRDDNTDKSLSLQPPKPGRTYLVVPFEDKDQAKVLGARFDRKTSCWYAPNEAALEKLAHWKVNEAPKSLGRADIEKEFTAFLTVSGAELGKKSLVMDGKWHRCYLIGEKESNASYCVHTDGVPTGLLKNFKGELEKWVGTGQKVSKEELAALSAQGQLKAAERALERTKEQGRAAKRAYGIWVNCKTWANQSNCDYLKNKGSRGYGVKLDGEGRMIVPLRDESGRLQSLQFVGTDKKAYLTDGRKEGLFHTIDPQGYLRDGSKLKATDTLVIAEGYSTGSTAHVITNKPTIVAFDADNLVRVAKVIREKYPHVTILIAADNDHHLPQKQKPLPNKGLVKAEEAAKATGGFVITPHFDKVEQQKGLTDWNDMEASRGIDATAREFISEAKQVMPRKEQRLVQTPAQTQAAVQAQIQTQDKSGNKSQIQSLPLAKEQRRDQVLEQAQTKEQEKEIVTERAQAKPRSQAQGQEQGMAM; encoded by the coding sequence ATGACAGCTTCCTCTCAAATCCGGGAGTTTCGTGAGAGCGTTACCAACGAAATCCTGACCCGCCTCGGGCAAGGTCTTGCCCCGTGGCACTCAGAGCAGACACCCACACCAGAGCGCGAGTTACCTTACAGTCCTGGCGAGGGGGAGCGGTATCGCGGCATCAATGCCCTTTGGCTCGATATGCAGGGACGTCAGGACCCGCGCTGGCTCACATTAAAGGAAATTGCCAATGCAGGTTTGAGTGTGCGGGAAGGCGAGAAAGGCGTTCTGGTTGAGCACTGGCAATTTACAGGTGTTGAGGCTGGACAAGCAGTTAAACTTGAGCGACCGGTGGTTTCCTATCCGAGCGTTTTTAACGGCGAGCAAATTGAGGGCCTTGCAGCTTTTGAGCAAAAGCCCCGCAGTCTTGATCCAGTTGAGCGCGCTTCGCGCCTCCTTGCGCAAAGCGGCGTTACTGTTGGTGAAAGCGCGAGCGACAAAGCCGTTTATATGGCGGGTGAGGACCAGCTTGAGTTGCCCGCTCAAAGTGCCTTCAAGAACGCCAAAGACTATCACAGCACTGTGCTGCACGGTTTAACGCAGGCTACAGCCCATGAAACACGCCTTGCACGCGAAACCAATCCCTTTGGGGCACAGCAACATGCTCATGAGGCGTTTCGCGCTGAGATCGCCTCCTATCTCGTTTGCCGGGAGGTTGGACTTTCTCCAGATCCGTCCAGTCACAGTGCTTACGCGCAGCGCTGGATGGAGATGATCAGCGAGGATCGCAACGTTTTGTTCCGGGCAGCGCGAGATGGTGAGGTGATGCGCACATGGGTGATGGAACCTGAAAAGCGCCTGGACCTGGAACGCACTGCACATCTCCGCGCACAGCTAGCCTGCAAGGATCAGATCATGGAACCGGTCAATGATAAAACTCAGCACCTTTTGAACTCACTGGACCGCTCAGCAAATCGTGACGACAATACAGATAAATCACTGTCTTTGCAGCCACCCAAGCCCGGCCGGACTTATCTTGTCGTGCCCTTTGAAGACAAAGACCAGGCCAAGGTGCTGGGTGCCCGTTTTGATCGCAAGACAAGCTGCTGGTATGCGCCAAATGAAGCCGCTCTTGAAAAGCTGGCTCACTGGAAGGTCAATGAGGCTCCAAAATCCTTAGGCCGAGCGGATATTGAAAAAGAGTTTACCGCGTTCCTGACGGTCTCGGGGGCTGAGCTTGGCAAAAAATCGCTGGTGATGGATGGCAAGTGGCACCGTTGTTATCTCATCGGGGAGAAGGAATCGAACGCCTCTTACTGCGTTCATACAGATGGTGTTCCGACCGGGTTGCTTAAGAACTTCAAAGGTGAGCTGGAAAAATGGGTTGGCACCGGCCAGAAGGTTTCCAAAGAAGAGCTTGCAGCTCTTAGCGCACAGGGACAGCTCAAAGCAGCAGAGCGCGCGTTAGAGCGTACCAAGGAGCAGGGCAGGGCAGCAAAACGGGCCTACGGGATCTGGGTCAACTGCAAAACGTGGGCGAACCAGAGCAACTGCGACTATTTGAAGAACAAGGGCTCACGGGGCTATGGCGTCAAGCTCGATGGCGAAGGGCGCATGATTGTCCCTCTTCGTGATGAGAGCGGCAGGCTTCAGTCTTTGCAATTTGTTGGTACCGACAAAAAAGCCTATTTGACGGACGGGCGAAAAGAGGGGCTGTTCCACACAATAGATCCTCAAGGGTATTTGCGGGACGGGTCAAAACTAAAAGCCACAGATACGCTTGTCATTGCAGAGGGCTATTCCACCGGCAGTACAGCTCATGTCATCACCAACAAACCAACCATTGTTGCTTTTGATGCTGATAATCTGGTCCGTGTTGCTAAGGTTATTCGCGAAAAATATCCGCACGTTACAATCTTGATTGCTGCCGACAATGATCACCACCTTCCCCAAAAGCAAAAGCCTCTTCCAAACAAGGGGCTGGTTAAGGCTGAAGAAGCTGCAAAGGCCACGGGCGGTTTTGTTATCACACCGCACTTTGACAAAGTGGAACAGCAAAAAGGTCTGACGGACTGGAATGATATGGAAGCCTCACGCGGGATTGATGCGACAGCGCGTGAGTTTATCAGCGAGGCCAAACAGGTCATGCCGCGCAAAGAGCAGCGTTTGGTGCAAACACCAGCCCAAACCCAAGCTGCGGTTCAGGCCCAGATCCAGACACAAGATAAATCCGGAAACAAGAGCCAGATCCAAAGCCTGCCGCTGGCAAAAGAGCAGCGCCGTGACCAGGTGCTTGAACAAGCGCAAACCAAAGAACAGGAAAAAGAGATCGTCACAGAGCGCGCGCAGGCGAAACCGCGCTCCCAAGCTCAAGGCCAGGAACAAGGAATGGCGATGTGA